In the Corynebacterium suedekumii genome, one interval contains:
- a CDS encoding MerR family transcriptional regulator — protein sequence MDSDGRKIGEVAEQTGLSIRSLRHWDEVGVVSPSGHTPGGFRLYSDADVERILLVRRMKPLDFTLEEMKEFLDAADRLRGDAGDGQASATIARFEDETRIRLDRLRTRTAYAEEFLDLVGTLTSDPSRD from the coding sequence ATGGACAGCGACGGCAGGAAGATCGGCGAGGTCGCCGAGCAGACGGGCCTGTCCATCCGGTCCCTGCGCCACTGGGACGAGGTCGGGGTGGTCTCCCCCTCCGGCCACACGCCGGGCGGATTCCGGCTCTACAGTGACGCCGATGTCGAACGCATCCTGCTGGTCAGGCGGATGAAGCCCCTGGACTTCACGCTCGAGGAGATGAAGGAGTTCCTCGACGCCGCCGACCGCCTCCGGGGAGACGCCGGTGACGGGCAGGCCAGCGCCACCATCGCCCGTTTCGAGGACGAGACCCGCATCCGGCTGGACAGGCTGCGCACCCGGACGGCGTACGCGGAGGAGTTCCTCGACCTGGTCGGCACTCTCACCAGCGATCCCTCCCGGGACTGA
- a CDS encoding SulP family inorganic anion transporter — protein sequence MSHTVPTAPAVPAAPAEAPTGVLASFRHAFSSLTRLRTEVLAGLVVGLALIPEAIAFSILAGVDPRVGLFSSVIMAVVISFTGGRPAMISAATGAVALVIAPVAKEHGMDSFIATVLLAGVIQILLAALGVARLMRFIPRSVMTGFVNALGILVFAAQIPHLIGVPWLVYPLFLAGLAVMVFFPRITTAIPAPLIVIVAVTAVVIATGWDIPDVADQGELPESLPELFIPDVPLTLETLQIIGPFALAMAMVGLMESLLTAKLVDDITDVHSDKTRESWGQGVANIVSGIFGGMGGCAMIGQTMINVRESGARTRLSTLLSGVFLLILVVVLSDIVGLIPMAALVAIMVVVSLGTIDWHSVHPRTLRLMPLSETLVMVVTVAGTLITRNLAIGVGLGVLTAMVMFARRVARVVDVVKVKELDVDDDGQVDIRTYQVRGQLFWASSNDLVYRFDYTDDAGHIVIDLSEAEIWDASTVATLDAIQQKFQARGKIVDIIGLDGQSKYRLDRLSGKLGG from the coding sequence GTGTCCCACACCGTGCCCACCGCACCTGCCGTGCCCGCCGCTCCTGCCGAGGCCCCCACCGGGGTGCTCGCCTCCTTCCGCCACGCCTTCAGCTCGCTGACCCGGCTGCGGACCGAGGTTCTCGCCGGGCTCGTCGTCGGCCTGGCGCTGATTCCGGAGGCCATCGCCTTCTCCATCCTCGCCGGCGTCGACCCACGGGTGGGCCTGTTCTCCTCGGTCATCATGGCCGTGGTCATCTCCTTCACCGGTGGACGCCCCGCGATGATCTCCGCCGCCACCGGTGCGGTCGCCCTGGTCATCGCACCGGTGGCCAAGGAACACGGCATGGACTCCTTCATCGCCACCGTCCTGCTGGCCGGTGTCATCCAGATCCTGCTCGCCGCGCTCGGCGTCGCCCGGCTCATGCGGTTCATCCCCCGGTCGGTGATGACCGGCTTCGTCAACGCCCTGGGCATCCTCGTCTTCGCCGCCCAGATCCCCCACCTCATCGGGGTGCCGTGGCTGGTGTACCCGCTCTTCCTCGCCGGCCTGGCCGTCATGGTGTTCTTCCCGCGGATCACCACCGCCATCCCCGCACCCCTCATCGTCATCGTCGCGGTCACGGCGGTGGTCATCGCCACCGGCTGGGACATCCCCGACGTCGCCGACCAGGGTGAACTGCCCGAATCCCTGCCGGAGCTGTTCATCCCGGATGTGCCGCTGACACTCGAGACCCTGCAGATCATCGGGCCCTTCGCCCTGGCGATGGCCATGGTCGGCCTCATGGAGTCACTCCTGACGGCCAAGCTCGTCGACGACATCACCGACGTCCACTCCGACAAGACCCGGGAGAGCTGGGGCCAGGGCGTGGCCAACATCGTCTCCGGCATCTTCGGTGGCATGGGTGGTTGCGCGATGATCGGCCAGACCATGATCAACGTCCGCGAGTCCGGCGCCCGGACCCGCCTGTCCACGCTGCTGTCGGGCGTGTTCCTCCTCATCCTCGTCGTCGTCCTCAGCGACATCGTCGGCCTGATCCCCATGGCGGCGCTGGTGGCCATCATGGTCGTCGTCTCCCTGGGCACCATCGACTGGCACTCCGTCCACCCGCGGACCCTCCGGCTCATGCCGCTGAGCGAGACCCTGGTCATGGTGGTCACCGTCGCCGGCACCCTCATCACCCGCAACCTCGCCATCGGCGTCGGCCTGGGCGTGCTCACCGCGATGGTGATGTTCGCCCGCCGCGTCGCCCGCGTCGTCGACGTGGTCAAGGTCAAGGAACTCGACGTCGACGATGACGGGCAGGTGGACATCCGCACCTACCAGGTCCGGGGCCAGCTGTTCTGGGCCTCATCCAATGACCTGGTCTACCGCTTCGACTACACCGACGACGCCGGGCACATCGTCATCGACCTCTCCGAGGCGGAGATCTGGGACGCCTCCACCGTGGCCACCCTCGACGCCATCCAGCAGAAGTTCCAGGCCCGCGGCAAGATCGTCGACATCATCGGGCTGGACGGTCAGAGCAAGTACCGGTTGGACCGGCTGTCCGGCAAACTCGGCGGCTGA
- a CDS encoding HAD hydrolase family protein, producing MKIVAFDIDGTVLFEDGIAPDVVAAIRDWQATGHLAVAATGKSRSALDHALRPYDLRFDYDVIYTGAVLADAYGDTLSAATLPVDLVRRIITELLDVPGIVVFATMLGERDALFSDLPHGAADTTIIRDFVHMDINDITDDHQFVGIPLWVLDGARSQHALVARLAEDFPEVDVMPNQMFIDLLPKGVSKGAGLGQLLSHLGMERTEVTLHTFGDSWNDLSMHAIADRSYAFPWPPDEVMDAADEVIESVAPVLRRLA from the coding sequence ATGAAGATCGTGGCGTTCGACATTGACGGCACGGTGCTGTTCGAGGACGGCATCGCCCCCGACGTCGTCGCCGCGATCCGGGACTGGCAGGCGACCGGCCACCTCGCCGTCGCCGCCACCGGCAAATCCCGCTCCGCCCTCGACCACGCGCTGCGCCCCTACGACCTCCGCTTCGACTACGACGTCATCTACACCGGCGCCGTGCTTGCCGACGCCTACGGCGACACCCTGTCCGCAGCCACCCTCCCGGTGGACCTCGTGCGCCGCATCATCACCGAGCTTCTCGACGTCCCCGGCATCGTCGTCTTCGCCACCATGCTCGGCGAACGCGACGCCCTCTTCTCCGACCTCCCCCACGGCGCCGCCGACACCACGATCATCCGCGACTTCGTCCACATGGACATCAACGACATCACCGACGACCACCAGTTCGTGGGCATCCCCCTGTGGGTCCTCGACGGTGCCCGCTCCCAGCACGCCCTCGTGGCCCGGTTGGCCGAGGACTTCCCCGAGGTCGACGTCATGCCCAACCAGATGTTCATCGACCTGCTGCCGAAGGGTGTGTCCAAGGGCGCCGGGCTGGGACAGTTGCTCTCGCACCTGGGGATGGAGCGCACCGAGGTCACCCTCCACACCTTCGGCGACTCCTGGAATGACCTGTCCATGCACGCCATCGCCGACCGCTCCTACGCCTTCCCCTGGCCCCCCGACGAGGTGATGGACGCCGCCGACGAGGTCATCGAGTCCGTCGCGCCGGTGCTGCGGCGGCTGGCCTGA
- a CDS encoding MetQ/NlpA family ABC transporter substrate-binding protein codes for MNFRRIAATTAAAALAATGLVACSNDSEDTAAGGENATGDTIRIGTTDANLKEWDVFSDIVEEEGIDIEIVPFSDYNTPNDALVQDQIDVNKFQHLLFLSNYNTGAGAELVPVSSTEIYPLALFWQEHDSLDGIEGEDIAIPNDATNQGRAINVLVQADLVTLKEEGLLNPTPADIDQDASKVTVTPVDAAQTTAVYHEGKPAVINNSFLERASIDPTAAIFQDDPDNEEAEPYINVWVTTPEKAEDETINRLAELWKDERVTEAIMESSGNTAVKVDRPREDLDEIMNRLKDQDTE; via the coding sequence ATGAACTTCCGTCGCATCGCCGCCACCACCGCCGCCGCGGCCCTCGCCGCCACCGGCCTGGTCGCCTGCTCCAACGACTCCGAGGACACCGCCGCCGGTGGCGAGAACGCCACCGGTGACACCATCCGCATCGGCACCACCGACGCGAACCTCAAGGAGTGGGACGTCTTCTCCGACATCGTCGAGGAAGAGGGCATCGACATCGAGATCGTGCCGTTCTCCGACTATAACACCCCGAACGACGCGCTCGTGCAGGACCAGATCGACGTCAACAAGTTCCAGCACCTGCTGTTCCTGAGCAACTACAACACCGGCGCCGGCGCCGAGCTGGTCCCCGTCTCCTCCACCGAGATCTACCCGCTGGCCCTGTTCTGGCAGGAGCATGACTCCCTCGACGGCATCGAGGGCGAGGACATCGCGATCCCGAACGACGCCACCAACCAGGGCCGCGCCATCAACGTCCTCGTCCAGGCCGACCTGGTCACCCTCAAGGAGGAGGGCCTGCTCAACCCGACCCCGGCCGACATCGACCAGGACGCCTCCAAGGTCACCGTCACCCCGGTCGACGCCGCACAGACCACCGCCGTCTACCACGAGGGCAAGCCGGCCGTGATCAACAACTCCTTCCTCGAGCGCGCCAGCATCGACCCGACCGCCGCCATCTTCCAGGATGACCCGGACAACGAGGAGGCTGAGCCGTACATCAACGTGTGGGTCACCACCCCGGAGAAGGCCGAGGACGAGACCATCAACCGTCTCGCCGAACTGTGGAAGGACGAGCGCGTCACCGAGGCCATCATGGAGTCCTCCGGCAACACCGCCGTCAAGGTCGACCGTCCGCGGGAGGATCTCGACGAGATCATGAACCGCCTCAAGGACCAGGACACCGAGTAA
- a CDS encoding error-prone DNA polymerase: protein MRFNGGEPLSWSRLERILSGRESATPVPVDHLGDPVPTRPHAADADPTVEFAELHAVSSYSFLGGASEPEELVHRAVELGLSALALVDRDGFYGAVKFAEAAATVGLPTVFGAELTLGEKILTVLARGPEGYRRLSHLMADAHMATGTKGEVAYPDLAGIATALGGECLVLAGWEWAGQIDQMIEAFGVDRVVLEYAVTMTPEDADHHEILDQITHRRADLGAIVTALPGAATRAQSRLAGAKRSLARRQSLPDAEPELHPMGAPWLRSGEQLARMIPGRPELLARTVTLAQECAFTLDLVAPDLPDFPVPAGHTEMSWLREETVRRGRRRYASRSAEIRERALAQINHELAVIEQLNFPGYFLIVCDLVDFCRDQNILCQGRGSAANSAVCFALGITNAEPISAGLLFERFLSPDRDGPPDIDIDIESGRREEVIQYVYDRHGRDKAAQVANVITYRTKGSVRDAARALGYPQGSADAWSKGTADPPADVVQLAAQFKGQPRHLGIHSGGMVICDRPIADVVPVEWARMEKRSVVQWDKDDCASAGLVKFDLLGLGMLEALHHMIDLVAEQHGRTVHLWELDLAEPAVYDMLCRADAVGVFQVESRAQLSTLPRLKPRCFFDLVVEVALIRPGPIQGGSVHPYLRRRDGKEPVTYDHPVLEKSLGKTLGIPLFQEQLMQVAVDAAGFTGAEADALRRAMGSKRSPARMAAIRDRFFHGAAATNGITGEVAEKLWNKIVAFAAYGFPESHSQSFASLVYFSAWFKHHYPAEFCVGLLRAQPMGFYSPQSLIQDARRHGIDILPVDVNRSGREARVVDGRIRMGLGLVNGLGVDAADRIEAAAATADFTGIPDLSRRADLTVAHVEALAKAGALDCFGIDRRQALWQAGVAATERDGMLPGLSAVTAPALPGMSTLELMVTDVSATGVTHQRQPMELIRDRLTADGILTAAALRGVPDGTRVRIAGVVTHRQRPQTASGLTFLGMEDETGLMNVMVSVGLWNRERVVARTSKVLIVRGIVQNATGAVSVVADKLEPMAVGEWFSRGSRDFR from the coding sequence ATGAGATTCAATGGCGGGGAGCCCCTGAGCTGGTCCCGGCTCGAGCGCATCCTCTCGGGCCGGGAGTCCGCAACACCGGTGCCCGTCGACCATCTCGGTGACCCCGTCCCCACCCGCCCGCACGCCGCTGACGCTGATCCCACCGTCGAGTTCGCCGAACTGCACGCCGTGTCCTCCTACAGCTTCCTCGGCGGGGCGAGCGAACCGGAGGAGCTCGTCCACCGGGCCGTGGAACTGGGACTGAGCGCGTTGGCGCTGGTGGACCGGGACGGTTTCTACGGGGCGGTGAAGTTCGCCGAGGCCGCCGCCACCGTCGGCCTGCCCACCGTCTTCGGTGCGGAACTGACCCTGGGGGAGAAGATCCTCACCGTCCTCGCCCGCGGTCCGGAGGGGTACCGTCGGCTGTCCCACCTCATGGCGGATGCGCACATGGCCACCGGCACGAAGGGGGAGGTGGCCTACCCGGACCTGGCCGGGATCGCCACGGCGCTCGGCGGGGAATGTCTCGTCCTGGCCGGCTGGGAGTGGGCGGGGCAGATCGACCAGATGATCGAGGCCTTCGGGGTGGACCGGGTGGTCCTGGAGTACGCGGTGACCATGACCCCGGAGGATGCGGACCACCACGAGATCCTCGACCAGATCACCCACCGCAGGGCCGACCTGGGGGCCATCGTCACCGCCCTGCCCGGCGCGGCCACCCGGGCGCAGTCCCGGCTGGCGGGGGCGAAGCGTTCCCTGGCCCGCCGGCAGTCGCTGCCCGACGCGGAACCGGAGCTGCACCCCATGGGCGCGCCCTGGCTGCGCTCCGGGGAGCAGCTCGCCCGGATGATCCCCGGGCGGCCGGAGCTGCTGGCCCGGACCGTCACCCTCGCGCAGGAGTGTGCCTTCACCCTCGACCTCGTGGCGCCCGACCTGCCGGACTTTCCCGTCCCGGCCGGGCACACGGAGATGAGCTGGCTGCGGGAGGAGACGGTGCGGCGGGGGCGGCGTCGATACGCGTCACGGTCCGCGGAGATCCGGGAGCGGGCGCTGGCCCAGATCAACCACGAACTGGCGGTCATCGAGCAGCTCAACTTCCCCGGCTACTTCCTCATCGTGTGCGATCTGGTGGACTTCTGCCGGGACCAGAACATCCTGTGCCAGGGACGTGGGTCGGCGGCGAACTCGGCGGTGTGCTTCGCGCTCGGGATCACCAACGCCGAACCGATCAGTGCGGGCCTGCTGTTCGAACGTTTCCTGTCCCCGGACCGGGACGGCCCGCCCGACATCGACATCGACATCGAGTCCGGCCGCCGCGAGGAGGTCATCCAGTACGTCTACGACCGGCACGGCCGGGACAAGGCGGCGCAGGTGGCCAACGTCATCACCTACCGCACCAAAGGATCGGTCCGGGACGCCGCCCGGGCGCTCGGCTACCCGCAGGGCAGTGCGGACGCGTGGAGCAAAGGCACCGCCGACCCGCCGGCGGACGTGGTGCAGCTGGCCGCCCAGTTCAAGGGCCAGCCCCGCCACCTGGGCATCCACTCCGGCGGCATGGTCATCTGCGACCGGCCGATCGCCGACGTCGTGCCCGTGGAGTGGGCGCGGATGGAGAAACGTTCGGTGGTGCAGTGGGACAAGGACGACTGTGCCTCCGCCGGGCTGGTCAAGTTCGACCTGCTCGGCCTCGGCATGCTCGAGGCACTCCACCACATGATCGACCTCGTCGCCGAGCAGCACGGCCGCACCGTCCACCTGTGGGAACTCGACCTCGCGGAGCCCGCGGTCTACGACATGCTCTGCCGGGCCGACGCGGTCGGCGTGTTCCAGGTGGAGTCCCGCGCCCAGCTGTCCACCCTCCCGCGCCTGAAACCACGCTGCTTCTTCGACCTCGTCGTCGAGGTCGCCCTCATCCGCCCCGGTCCCATCCAGGGCGGGTCGGTGCACCCCTACCTGCGGCGTCGCGACGGGAAGGAACCGGTCACCTACGACCACCCCGTGCTGGAGAAGTCCCTGGGCAAGACGCTGGGCATCCCGCTGTTCCAGGAACAGCTCATGCAGGTCGCCGTCGACGCCGCCGGCTTCACCGGCGCGGAGGCGGACGCGCTGCGCCGGGCCATGGGCTCCAAACGCTCCCCGGCGAGGATGGCGGCGATCCGGGACCGCTTCTTCCACGGCGCGGCCGCAACCAACGGCATCACCGGGGAGGTGGCGGAGAAACTGTGGAACAAGATCGTCGCCTTCGCCGCCTACGGCTTCCCCGAGTCCCACTCCCAGTCCTTCGCATCCCTGGTGTACTTCTCCGCCTGGTTCAAACACCACTATCCGGCGGAGTTCTGCGTCGGCCTGCTGCGTGCCCAGCCGATGGGTTTCTACTCCCCGCAGTCGCTCATCCAGGACGCCCGCCGCCACGGTATCGACATCCTGCCGGTGGACGTCAACCGGTCGGGGCGGGAGGCCCGGGTGGTCGACGGCCGGATCCGGATGGGGCTCGGCCTGGTCAACGGCCTGGGCGTGGACGCCGCCGACCGGATCGAGGCCGCCGCGGCCACCGCCGACTTCACCGGCATCCCCGACCTCTCGCGCCGGGCGGACCTCACCGTCGCGCACGTCGAGGCCCTGGCGAAGGCGGGCGCGCTCGACTGCTTCGGCATCGACCGCCGTCAGGCCCTGTGGCAGGCGGGCGTGGCCGCCACCGAACGCGACGGCATGCTGCCCGGCCTGTCCGCCGTCACCGCCCCCGCCCTGCCCGGCATGTCCACCCTGGAGCTCATGGTCACCGACGTCTCCGCCACCGGGGTCACCCACCAGCGTCAGCCCATGGAACTGATCCGGGACCGGCTCACCGCCGACGGCATCCTCACCGCCGCCGCGCTTCGTGGCGTCCCCGACGGCACCCGTGTCCGCATCGCCGGCGTGGTCACCCACCGCCAACGACCCCAGACCGCCTCGGGCCTGACCTTCCTCGGCATGGAGGATGAGACCGGCCTGATGAACGTCATGGTCTCCGTGGGCCTGTGGAACCGGGAGCGGGTGGTGGCACGGACCTCGAAGGTGCTCATCGTCCGCGGCATCGTGCAGAACGCCACCGGCGCCGTGTCGGTGGTGGCCGACAAGCTGGAGCCGATGGCGGTCGGGGAGTGGTTCAGCCGGGGGTCACGGGACTTCCGGTGA
- a CDS encoding methionine ABC transporter permease has product MTTTYLAADWDRLGSTFLEAIGDTLVMVSVTMIIGGLLGLVIGVLLYTTRSGGVLQSKPVYWVLNVLVNFIRPIPFIIMIAMFAPLTLSVVGTTIGRSAAIFIMCIAAAFAVARIVEQNLVAIDPGVIEAARAMGAGPWKIISTVILPEALGPLVLGYTFIFIAVVDMSAMAGYIGGGGIGDFAIVYGYRAYDLEVTYAAVIVIVIIVQIAQLLGNWLSRKILRR; this is encoded by the coding sequence ATGACCACCACCTACCTCGCCGCCGACTGGGACCGCCTCGGCTCGACCTTCCTGGAGGCGATCGGCGACACCCTCGTCATGGTCTCGGTGACCATGATCATCGGTGGTCTCCTCGGCCTCGTCATCGGCGTGCTGCTCTACACCACCCGCTCGGGCGGCGTCCTGCAGTCCAAGCCCGTCTACTGGGTGCTCAACGTGCTGGTCAACTTCATCCGGCCCATCCCCTTCATCATCATGATCGCCATGTTCGCGCCCCTGACCCTGTCGGTGGTGGGGACGACGATCGGCCGGTCGGCGGCGATCTTCATCATGTGCATCGCCGCCGCGTTCGCCGTGGCCCGCATCGTCGAGCAGAACCTCGTGGCCATCGACCCCGGTGTCATCGAGGCCGCCCGCGCCATGGGTGCCGGGCCGTGGAAGATCATCTCCACCGTCATCCTCCCCGAGGCGCTCGGCCCGCTCGTCCTCGGCTACACGTTCATCTTCATCGCGGTGGTCGACATGTCCGCGATGGCCGGCTACATCGGCGGCGGCGGCATCGGTGACTTCGCCATCGTCTACGGCTACCGCGCCTACGACCTCGAGGTGACCTACGCGGCCGTCATCGTCATCGTCATCATCGTCCAGATCGCCCAGCTGCTGGGCAACTGGCTCTCCCGGAAGATCCTCCGCCGCTAG
- a CDS encoding methionine ABC transporter ATP-binding protein, which yields MSEPVTAPPRTGTRIEFRDVTKVFTNQRKAETRAVDGVTLTVEPGEILGVIGYSGAGKSTLVRLINGLDTATSGQLLLDGTDVIGLSEAKLRSIRTGIGMIFQQFNLFHSRTAAGNIEYPLKLSGMGKAERKQRVAELLDFVGLGDKGRNYPEQLSGGQKQRVGIARALATNPSLLLADEATSALDPETTHDVLTLLREINREFGITIVVITHEMEVVRSIADKVAVMEAGKVVEYGSVYEVFSDPKTAVAARFVATALRNTPDQVEAEDLLAHDGRLFTVDLTEESGFFAAAAQAREDGASISIVHGGVTTLQKQSFGKMTVRLNGPEEAIETFRATLARTTDIQEITR from the coding sequence GTGTCCGAACCAGTGACCGCCCCGCCCCGTACCGGCACCCGCATCGAATTCCGCGACGTCACCAAGGTCTTCACCAATCAGCGCAAGGCCGAGACCCGCGCCGTCGACGGTGTCACGCTCACCGTCGAGCCGGGGGAGATCCTCGGCGTCATCGGCTACTCCGGTGCCGGCAAGTCCACGCTCGTGCGTCTGATCAACGGCCTCGACACCGCCACCTCCGGGCAGCTGCTGCTCGACGGCACCGACGTCATCGGCCTGTCCGAGGCGAAGCTGCGGTCGATCCGCACCGGTATCGGCATGATCTTCCAGCAGTTCAACCTCTTCCACTCCCGCACCGCGGCCGGCAACATCGAGTACCCGCTCAAGCTGTCCGGCATGGGCAAGGCGGAGCGGAAGCAGCGCGTGGCGGAGCTGCTCGACTTCGTCGGCCTGGGCGACAAGGGGCGCAACTACCCCGAGCAGCTCTCCGGCGGGCAGAAGCAGCGCGTGGGCATCGCCCGTGCGCTGGCCACCAACCCGAGTCTGCTGCTGGCGGACGAGGCCACCTCGGCGCTCGACCCGGAGACCACCCACGACGTGCTCACCCTGCTGCGGGAGATCAACCGGGAGTTCGGCATCACCATCGTCGTCATCACCCACGAGATGGAGGTCGTGCGCTCCATCGCCGACAAGGTCGCCGTCATGGAGGCCGGCAAGGTGGTCGAGTACGGCAGTGTCTACGAGGTCTTCTCCGACCCGAAGACCGCCGTCGCCGCCCGCTTCGTCGCCACCGCCCTGCGCAACACCCCCGACCAGGTCGAGGCCGAGGACCTCCTCGCCCACGACGGTCGCCTGTTCACCGTGGATCTCACCGAGGAATCCGGATTCTTCGCGGCTGCGGCGCAGGCGCGGGAGGACGGGGCGTCGATAAGCATCGTCCACGGTGGTGTCACCACCCTGCAGAAACAGTCCTTCGGCAAGATGACGGTGCGCCTGAACGGGCCGGAGGAGGCCATCGAGACCTTCCGCGCCACGCTTGCCCGCACCACCGACATCCAGGAGATCACGCGATGA